One window of Peteryoungia desertarenae genomic DNA carries:
- a CDS encoding nitroreductase family protein, giving the protein MEKNASLLEYLSFRRSVPAFQMCEPGPSRSELEKILTLTVRVPDHGKIAPWRFIVYRGEERKTISEQLLAIALKKNPALSQEMIEVERTRFTRAPVVVAVISTAAPHAKIPEWEQVMSAGAVCLNMLMAANAHGYVANWLSEWFAFDEEAHAVLGVKAGEKVAGFIHMGSTTFPITERPRPSIADLTTWVGGAA; this is encoded by the coding sequence ATGGAAAAAAACGCCAGTCTGCTGGAGTATTTGTCATTTCGCCGCTCGGTACCCGCATTTCAGATGTGCGAACCAGGCCCGTCGCGTTCCGAACTGGAGAAGATTCTCACGTTGACCGTGCGCGTGCCTGACCACGGCAAAATCGCGCCTTGGCGTTTCATCGTCTATCGCGGCGAGGAACGCAAGACGATCAGTGAACAGCTCTTGGCAATTGCCTTGAAGAAGAACCCTGCATTGTCGCAGGAGATGATTGAAGTAGAGCGGACGCGCTTTACACGGGCTCCCGTGGTTGTCGCAGTCATTTCAACGGCGGCTCCGCACGCAAAAATTCCGGAATGGGAGCAGGTCATGTCCGCAGGAGCGGTTTGCCTGAATATGCTGATGGCGGCAAACGCCCATGGTTACGTCGCAAACTGGTTGTCGGAATGGTTTGCCTTTGATGAGGAAGCGCATGCTGTTCTTGGCGTGAAAGCAGGTGAAAAGGTCGCAGGTTTCATTCACATGGGCTCCACGACTTTCCCGATCACCGAGCGTCCTCGACCCTCGATCGCGGATCTGACAACATGGGTCGGTGGCGCAGCATGA
- a CDS encoding rhomboid family intramembrane serine protease, with protein sequence MMEDEKAGEREAPLGHLDQGHGPDEPPVFNIPKGIVYSLILLAGIYTMQNMVLGHDLSDWLTFELAFSPIRYLVPFSQQSLAWLWTPVTYSLLHGSLEHLAFNSLWLAAFGTPVYRRIGPIQFIALWIVSAAAGAGLHAYVNWGEPTLMVGASGVVSAFMGGACRFAFVDKDRRFLRHTHHEFALLGIGEALSQRNVRVFVLVWFAINIAIAFGMPLFGSQAAIAWDAHIGGFLLGFLGFSSLIGERLATERGQRPACFRSGLQAPF encoded by the coding sequence ATGATGGAAGACGAGAAAGCCGGAGAACGGGAGGCTCCCCTGGGCCACTTGGACCAAGGACATGGTCCGGATGAGCCCCCAGTCTTCAATATTCCAAAGGGCATCGTCTATTCCCTTATCCTGCTCGCGGGCATCTATACGATGCAGAACATGGTGCTGGGGCATGATCTGTCTGATTGGCTGACCTTCGAACTCGCTTTCTCACCTATTCGCTATCTCGTTCCGTTTTCCCAGCAATCGCTGGCGTGGCTCTGGACTCCGGTCACCTACTCGCTTCTTCATGGCAGTCTGGAACATCTTGCCTTCAACAGTCTGTGGCTTGCCGCCTTCGGAACCCCCGTTTACCGCCGGATCGGTCCAATCCAATTCATAGCGCTCTGGATCGTCTCAGCCGCCGCGGGTGCCGGCCTTCACGCCTATGTGAATTGGGGTGAACCAACCCTGATGGTCGGAGCGTCTGGCGTGGTGTCCGCCTTCATGGGAGGCGCGTGCCGATTTGCATTTGTCGACAAGGATCGGCGCTTTCTCCGCCACACGCATCACGAATTTGCTCTGCTTGGTATCGGAGAGGCCTTGTCTCAGCGCAATGTCAGGGTTTTTGTTCTAGTATGGTTTGCAATCAATATTGCTATTGCCTTCGGCATGCCGCTCTTTGGCAGTCAGGCGGCCATTGCATGGGATGCGCATATCGGCGGTTTTCTTCTCGGATTTCTGGGATTTTCCTCTTTGATCGGAGAGCGATTGGCAACTGAAAGGGGGCAGCGACCGGCTTGCTTTCGTTCAGGTTTGCAGGCACCATTTTAG
- the thrS gene encoding threonine--tRNA ligase — protein MSESVSLTFPDGSVRQYAAGTTGREVAEGISKSLAKKAVAIALDGTLCDLSDLVVDGAIEIVTRTDPRALELIRHDTAHVMAEAVQELWPGTQVTIGPVIENGFYYDFAKDEPFTPEDLPKIEKRMREIIQRNKPFTKEVWSRDKAKEVFAAKGEKYKVELVEAIPADQDLKIYYQGDWFDLCRGPHMASTGQIGTAFKLMKVAGAYWRGDSNNPMLTRIYGTAWAEQEQLDQYLHVLAEAEKRDHRKLGREMDLFHFQEEGPGVVFWHGKGWRMFQTLTAYMRRRLEGAYEEVNAPQILDKSLWETSGHWGWYQENMFAVKSAHAFTHPDDKEADQKIFALKPMNCPGHVQIFKHGLKSYRELPVRLAEFGTVHRYEASGALHGLMRVRGFTQDDAHVFCTEEQMAAECLRINDLILSVYKDFGFDEIVVKLSTRPEKRVGSDDLWDRAETVMMDVLKTIEEQSGGRIKTGILPGEGAFYGPKFEYTLKDAIGREWQCGTTQVDFNLPERFGAFYIDQNSEKVQPVMIHRAICGSMERFLGILIENFAGHMPLWFAPLQVVVATITSDADDYGREVAQELRDAGLQVETDFRNEKINYKIREHSVSKVPVIIVCGKREAEERTVNVRRLGSQDQTSMSLTEAVAVLAGEATPPDVKRKLAARSV, from the coding sequence GTGTCAGAATCTGTTTCCCTCACATTTCCCGATGGCTCTGTCCGTCAATACGCTGCCGGCACCACCGGTCGCGAGGTCGCCGAAGGCATATCGAAGTCGCTCGCCAAGAAGGCAGTTGCGATTGCCCTTGATGGCACGCTCTGCGACCTGTCGGACCTTGTCGTAGACGGCGCAATCGAAATCGTCACGCGCACCGATCCGCGAGCGCTTGAGCTCATTCGTCACGACACGGCCCACGTCATGGCTGAAGCCGTGCAGGAGTTGTGGCCCGGAACGCAGGTGACCATCGGTCCAGTGATCGAAAACGGCTTCTACTACGACTTCGCCAAGGATGAGCCTTTCACGCCAGAGGATCTGCCGAAGATCGAGAAGCGGATGCGCGAGATCATCCAGCGCAACAAGCCCTTCACCAAGGAAGTCTGGTCGCGCGACAAGGCAAAGGAAGTGTTCGCGGCCAAGGGCGAAAAATACAAGGTGGAGCTGGTTGAGGCCATTCCGGCGGACCAGGACCTGAAGATTTATTATCAGGGCGACTGGTTCGATCTCTGCCGCGGCCCGCACATGGCATCGACGGGGCAGATCGGAACCGCCTTCAAGCTGATGAAGGTGGCCGGTGCCTATTGGCGAGGCGACAGCAACAATCCGATGCTGACGCGCATTTACGGAACGGCCTGGGCCGAACAGGAGCAGTTGGATCAGTATCTGCATGTGCTGGCCGAGGCAGAGAAGCGCGACCATCGCAAGCTTGGGCGGGAAATGGATCTCTTCCACTTTCAGGAAGAGGGTCCCGGCGTGGTCTTTTGGCACGGCAAGGGCTGGCGCATGTTCCAGACGCTGACGGCCTATATGCGCCGCAGGCTGGAGGGCGCGTATGAAGAGGTCAATGCGCCGCAGATCCTCGACAAATCTCTCTGGGAGACCTCAGGTCACTGGGGCTGGTATCAGGAAAACATGTTTGCCGTAAAATCGGCGCATGCCTTCACCCATCCCGATGACAAGGAAGCCGATCAGAAGATCTTCGCCCTGAAGCCGATGAACTGCCCCGGCCACGTCCAGATCTTCAAGCATGGCCTGAAGTCCTACCGCGAACTGCCGGTCCGCCTCGCCGAATTCGGCACGGTTCATCGATATGAGGCATCCGGCGCATTGCACGGCCTGATGCGCGTTCGTGGTTTCACACAGGACGATGCCCACGTCTTTTGCACCGAAGAGCAGATGGCGGCGGAATGCCTGCGCATCAATGACCTCATTCTGTCGGTCTACAAGGATTTCGGCTTTGATGAAATCGTGGTCAAACTGTCTACGCGTCCGGAAAAGCGGGTGGGTTCAGACGATCTGTGGGATCGCGCGGAAACGGTCATGATGGATGTCTTGAAGACGATTGAAGAGCAATCCGGCGGTCGCATCAAGACCGGCATTCTGCCGGGCGAGGGAGCCTTCTATGGCCCGAAATTCGAGTACACGCTGAAGGATGCTATCGGCCGGGAATGGCAATGCGGTACGACGCAGGTTGATTTCAACCTGCCAGAGCGTTTCGGTGCCTTCTACATCGATCAGAACTCGGAGAAGGTTCAACCCGTTATGATCCACCGGGCGATCTGTGGCTCCATGGAACGTTTCCTCGGCATCCTGATCGAAAACTTTGCGGGTCACATGCCCCTCTGGTTTGCGCCGCTGCAGGTGGTGGTCGCGACAATAACGTCCGATGCCGACGATTACGGGCGCGAAGTTGCCCAGGAATTGCGCGATGCGGGTCTCCAGGTGGAAACGGACTTCCGCAATGAGAAGATCAATTACAAGATCCGGGAGCATTCGGTTTCGAAGGTGCCCGTCATCATCGTATGCGGAAAGCGGGAGGCCGAGGAGCGGACAGTGAATGTTCGTCGCCTGGGCTCGCAGGATCAGACATCCATGTCGCTCACGGAGGCGGTTGCCGTTCTGGCCGGAGAGGCGACGCCGCCGGATGTCAAGCGGAAGCTGGCTGCTCGTTCCGTCTGA
- a CDS encoding lysophospholipid acyltransferase family protein, with protein sequence MRFEELSYANARDPKLKRWFIRSIEGLSGRDRYSRLYEIWRNDIVGKTDRVFGKMLDLIDVTMDVQGVWPPANLPEGPVVIVANHPFGIGDGIAVLALAEQLGRPFRVLINNELLKVPEMGPYSLPVSFEETKEALAINMQTRHEAVRLLKEGVTVVIFPAGGVATAKKGFGRAEDLPWKVFPAKLIQSAKASVVPVYFEGQNGRLFHLASRISMTLRVSLLIREFRRLSGSTIRARVGKVMTWEDLSVIGDRKDLLSKLYDAVFSMAPAPVKVSFRKAG encoded by the coding sequence GTGCGATTCGAAGAACTCTCCTATGCCAACGCGCGCGATCCAAAACTGAAGCGGTGGTTTATCCGTTCGATTGAAGGTTTGTCGGGACGAGATCGCTATTCCCGCCTCTATGAAATCTGGCGCAATGACATCGTGGGCAAGACGGATCGCGTATTCGGCAAAATGCTCGATCTCATTGATGTGACCATGGATGTGCAGGGCGTTTGGCCGCCCGCAAACCTGCCGGAAGGTCCGGTTGTGATTGTAGCCAATCATCCGTTCGGGATTGGTGACGGAATTGCCGTTCTCGCCCTGGCGGAGCAATTGGGCCGCCCCTTCCGCGTTCTGATCAACAATGAATTGTTGAAGGTGCCGGAGATGGGACCCTATTCGTTACCCGTGTCCTTCGAAGAGACGAAGGAAGCGCTTGCTATCAACATGCAGACCCGCCATGAGGCTGTGCGTTTGCTCAAGGAAGGTGTGACGGTCGTGATTTTTCCGGCCGGTGGCGTGGCAACTGCAAAAAAGGGATTTGGACGCGCCGAAGATCTGCCGTGGAAGGTCTTCCCCGCGAAGCTCATCCAGTCTGCCAAGGCCAGTGTTGTCCCTGTCTATTTCGAAGGGCAGAACGGCCGGCTTTTTCATCTCGCCAGCCGGATTTCTATGACCCTGCGCGTCTCACTGCTGATTCGAGAGTTCCGGCGGCTCTCAGGATCAACGATCAGGGCAAGAGTCGGTAAGGTGATGACCTGGGAAGACCTGAGCGTGATTGGTGATCGCAAGGATCTTCTTTCAAAGCTATATGATGCGGTCTTTTCGATGGCGCCGGCTCCGGTAAAGGTCTCGTTCCGCAAAGCCGGATAA
- a CDS encoding PilZ domain-containing protein yields the protein MFSPQASQTAAIASPGHQRAFQRVAVTLQGRLMLANYEEFVCKVIDMSPGDVRFACAGVPRVSERVIAYIDHLGRIEGTVVKLTEDGFVISINATVRKREKLAAQLTWIANKHELGLPEDRRHDRLTPRQTRTELTLEDGKRYPCRLMDLSLSGAAIDIDIRPPIGSAVLLGNMRGRVVRHFLEGVAIEFLSLQSRDTLTEFL from the coding sequence ATGTTCAGTCCTCAGGCCAGTCAAACCGCAGCAATTGCTTCTCCCGGCCATCAACGGGCGTTCCAACGCGTAGCCGTGACACTGCAGGGGCGCCTGATGCTCGCGAATTACGAGGAGTTTGTCTGCAAGGTGATCGACATGTCACCGGGTGATGTCCGTTTTGCTTGTGCCGGCGTTCCCCGTGTCTCCGAACGCGTGATTGCGTATATCGATCACCTCGGGCGTATCGAAGGTACAGTCGTGAAGCTGACCGAAGACGGCTTTGTCATTTCCATAAATGCGACCGTCCGCAAGCGCGAGAAATTGGCCGCCCAGCTCACCTGGATTGCCAACAAGCATGAACTGGGACTTCCCGAAGATCGCCGCCATGATCGACTGACCCCGCGCCAGACTCGCACCGAACTGACACTGGAAGACGGAAAACGTTATCCTTGCAGACTGATGGACCTCTCTCTCTCCGGGGCCGCGATCGATATCGATATTCGTCCGCCGATCGGGTCTGCCGTGCTTCTTGGCAATATGCGCGGTCGCGTTGTCCGACACTTCCTTGAGGGTGTGGCGATTGAGTTTCTGTCATTGCAATCACGCGATACACTGACCGAATTTCTCTAG
- the yidD gene encoding membrane protein insertion efficiency factor YidD has protein sequence MCNGPNCGHGAEDVKRGRNWSGPFRKTPGRLLGVGLIRLYQVTFSSMIGSSCRHMPTCSEYGYEAIARHGFWLGGWMTVFRVARCGPGGTWGVDPVPSELVPTLRWYNPWRLWGLGRHKRT, from the coding sequence ATGTGCAATGGACCGAATTGCGGGCACGGCGCCGAAGACGTCAAGCGCGGGCGCAATTGGAGCGGTCCCTTCAGGAAGACCCCGGGACGTCTCCTGGGGGTGGGCCTCATACGCCTCTACCAAGTGACCTTCTCCAGCATGATAGGCAGTTCCTGCCGGCATATGCCGACATGCTCGGAGTATGGCTATGAAGCGATAGCCCGACATGGGTTCTGGCTCGGCGGCTGGATGACGGTTTTTCGGGTTGCCCGCTGCGGACCAGGGGGCACCTGGGGCGTCGATCCCGTACCTAGTGAACTTGTGCCGACATTGCGCTGGTACAATCCCTGGCGTTTGTGGGGCCTTGGCCGGCACAAAAGAACGTAA
- a CDS encoding patatin-like phospholipase family protein, whose translation MLNWNTRSPTAVRANDTGVAPGNAMPTSPPIIPSKPRPRIALALGGGAARGWAHIGVLRALDEEGIEVGMIAGTSIGALVGGCYLAGKLDELEAFARSLTMRRIASLLDFTIGGGGLFGGMRLTKRMQEHIQGIMIEDLPKPFVAVASELNSGHEVWIDQGHLITGLRASYALPGIFEPVISNGRTLIDGALVNPVPVSVCRAYEQPLVMAVNLNYDLFGRSAVVKHKAGDGTETLPDDSKDRGRVGVTSVMVQAFNIIQDRISRARLAGDPPDLALHPRVNDIGLSEFHRAGESIQRGYEEAKGRVAEVRRMQDAINR comes from the coding sequence ATGCTGAACTGGAATACGAGATCCCCAACTGCAGTTCGCGCCAATGACACCGGCGTGGCACCGGGCAATGCTATGCCCACCTCCCCTCCTATCATTCCCTCGAAACCTCGCCCTAGGATCGCCCTTGCTCTCGGCGGTGGCGCTGCACGAGGCTGGGCACATATCGGCGTCCTCCGTGCTCTCGATGAAGAAGGGATAGAAGTCGGAATGATCGCCGGTACATCGATCGGCGCGTTGGTGGGAGGATGCTATCTTGCTGGCAAGCTCGACGAACTCGAAGCCTTTGCCCGGTCTCTGACCATGCGGCGGATCGCATCGCTGCTCGATTTCACCATTGGTGGTGGTGGGCTGTTTGGCGGTATGCGTCTGACCAAGCGGATGCAGGAGCACATTCAAGGCATCATGATCGAGGACTTGCCCAAGCCTTTCGTTGCTGTCGCGTCGGAACTGAACAGTGGGCACGAAGTCTGGATCGACCAGGGTCATCTGATCACCGGCTTGCGTGCGTCCTACGCCCTGCCCGGTATTTTCGAGCCTGTCATCAGCAATGGCAGGACATTGATCGACGGGGCATTGGTCAATCCAGTGCCGGTTTCGGTGTGCCGCGCCTATGAGCAGCCATTGGTCATGGCCGTGAACCTCAACTACGACCTCTTTGGACGCTCAGCGGTCGTCAAGCATAAAGCAGGCGACGGAACCGAGACTCTTCCGGATGACAGCAAGGATCGCGGTCGTGTCGGCGTGACCTCGGTGATGGTTCAGGCCTTCAACATTATTCAGGACCGAATCTCGCGTGCGCGTCTGGCGGGCGACCCTCCGGATCTGGCACTGCACCCCCGCGTTAACGATATCGGACTGTCCGAGTTCCACCGCGCCGGAGAATCAATCCAGCGCGGATATGAGGAAGCGAAGGGACGTGTCGCGGAAGTACGTCGCATGCAGGACGCGATCAATCGCTGA
- the hisI gene encoding phosphoribosyl-AMP cyclohydrolase, translating to MTLEFQPPSRDKLELEEGMALTPKFDDQGLVTAVVTDARDGELLMIAHMNAEALSLTLETGIGHYYSRSRSKIWKKGESSGNLQSVKEIRVDCDQDAIWLKVEVAGHDATCHTGRRSCFYRRASIVDGKAGLEVADDHRHFDPADIYGKK from the coding sequence ATGACGCTCGAATTTCAGCCGCCTTCTCGAGACAAGCTCGAACTCGAAGAGGGAATGGCACTGACACCAAAGTTTGATGATCAGGGCCTTGTCACCGCCGTCGTGACCGACGCGCGGGACGGCGAATTGCTGATGATCGCCCATATGAATGCGGAAGCGCTTTCGCTCACGCTTGAGACTGGTATTGGCCATTATTACAGCCGTTCGCGCTCCAAGATCTGGAAAAAGGGTGAAAGTTCCGGCAATCTGCAATCGGTCAAGGAAATACGTGTCGACTGTGACCAGGATGCGATCTGGCTAAAGGTCGAGGTGGCCGGTCATGACGCAACCTGTCACACCGGTCGACGTTCCTGCTTTTATCGACGTGCGTCCATCGTGGATGGCAAGGCCGGTCTGGAAGTTGCGGACGACCACCGTCATTTCGATCCTGCTGATATATACGGCAAAAAGTGA
- a CDS encoding DUF2336 domain-containing protein, producing MIVAAFLKWVETAKAQDRARAANALARAYLKSSMAPPDRQAAQLAMTYLLDDPAPQVRLALAEVLAAAPQAPRAIMVCLAEDQPEIASLVILQSPVLVDTDLVDIAGRGTLETRALIAARPMVSVAVAAALAEIGEGAEIEVLLENPNVAFTRWTLKRIAERHGRSERVRSLLLDRDDLPADVRQILVQFVADALAGSDLVRAAVGQRRIERIAREASDSATMAILASVLVDELPGLVEQLRSAGRLTPAFLMHGLCAGRTDFFATALVAISGMEERRVRSILATGRYHAVRALLEASGLTRDVSEIFVEAIMLWRNAIQTPMGFELDHIAHRLLQQYRTRSDLSGSAAALLDMVERLAIAEERRMARDYATGLALTAA from the coding sequence GTGATTGTCGCAGCTTTTCTCAAATGGGTCGAAACAGCAAAGGCACAGGATCGTGCGCGTGCTGCAAACGCACTGGCTCGGGCCTATCTTAAGTCATCCATGGCGCCACCGGATCGGCAGGCTGCGCAACTCGCAATGACCTATCTTCTTGACGATCCCGCGCCTCAGGTCCGTCTTGCCTTGGCGGAGGTGCTGGCTGCCGCACCTCAGGCGCCCCGAGCCATCATGGTCTGCCTTGCGGAAGACCAGCCGGAAATCGCGTCCTTGGTGATCCTCCAATCTCCCGTATTGGTCGATACCGATCTTGTCGATATCGCGGGTCGCGGGACCCTCGAGACCCGGGCATTGATTGCGGCGCGCCCAATGGTCAGCGTGGCCGTAGCCGCGGCTCTTGCAGAGATCGGGGAGGGAGCCGAAATTGAGGTCCTGCTTGAAAACCCGAATGTTGCTTTCACACGCTGGACGCTGAAGCGGATCGCCGAGCGGCATGGCCGTTCCGAGCGTGTCCGCTCGCTCTTGCTTGATCGTGATGACCTGCCGGCCGATGTACGGCAGATCCTCGTGCAATTTGTCGCCGATGCGCTTGCGGGTTCAGATCTCGTGCGTGCCGCAGTCGGCCAACGGCGAATCGAGCGAATTGCGAGAGAGGCCAGTGATAGCGCGACGATGGCCATCCTCGCTTCGGTGTTGGTCGATGAATTGCCGGGACTGGTTGAGCAGTTGCGGAGCGCTGGGCGCTTGACGCCTGCCTTCCTGATGCATGGCCTATGCGCCGGTCGAACAGATTTCTTCGCAACGGCACTCGTCGCCATCTCCGGCATGGAGGAAAGGCGCGTACGATCGATCCTCGCAACCGGGCGGTATCACGCCGTGCGGGCGCTTCTGGAGGCCTCAGGTTTGACGCGTGATGTCAGCGAAATCTTTGTGGAAGCGATCATGCTCTGGCGCAACGCAATCCAGACACCCATGGGCTTTGAACTCGATCATATTGCCCACAGGCTGTTGCAGCAGTACCGGACCAGAAGCGACCTCTCCGGTTCTGCCGCAGCTTTGCTGGACATGGTGGAGCGTCTGGCGATTGCAGAAGAGCGCCGGATGGCCCGCGACTATGCAACGGGTCTCGCCTTGACGGCCGCCTGA
- a CDS encoding iron-sulfur cluster assembly scaffold protein: protein MDDIYNTKILEFAGNIGRIGKLSEADASCEKHSKLCGSKVRVFLKVQGGVVSDFSHQVKACALGQASSAIMARNVVGATAVEIRKAREDMLAMLKSGGEGPVDRFEEMRFLKPVRDYKARHASTMLTFDAVIDCLDQIENTDKSAQAS from the coding sequence ATGGACGACATCTACAACACCAAGATACTGGAATTCGCCGGCAATATTGGTCGGATAGGCAAATTGTCGGAAGCGGACGCCTCGTGTGAGAAACACTCCAAGCTTTGTGGCTCGAAGGTCAGGGTATTTCTTAAGGTTCAAGGCGGCGTCGTCAGCGATTTCTCGCATCAGGTGAAAGCCTGCGCGCTAGGCCAGGCGTCCTCCGCCATTATGGCCCGCAATGTCGTTGGTGCAACCGCAGTAGAGATCAGAAAGGCCAGAGAGGACATGCTCGCCATGTTGAAGTCGGGCGGCGAGGGACCCGTCGATCGATTCGAGGAGATGCGCTTCCTCAAGCCGGTCCGTGACTACAAGGCGCGTCACGCATCAACAATGCTGACATTTGACGCTGTCATCGATTGTCTCGACCAGATTGAGAACACTGACAAAAGCGCGCAGGCGAGCTGA
- a CDS encoding flavin reductase family protein, with amino-acid sequence MRFYETTENAHGLAHDPFKAIVAPRPIGWIGSRGTNGTRNLAPYSFFNAVSDRPKIVMFSSSGRKDSLRNVEETGEFTTSFVSANLTENMNASSAAVPYGEDEFALAGLTPVDGKLVKAPFVGEAFAALECRVTEILRLSDVSGEPSDSYAVFGQVVGIHLDEKAIRNGRFDASIARPLLRMGYMDYAHISDVFELARPSVKS; translated from the coding sequence ATGAGATTCTATGAAACGACCGAAAACGCCCACGGCCTGGCGCACGATCCATTCAAGGCAATCGTCGCGCCGCGCCCCATCGGCTGGATTGGGTCCAGAGGGACGAACGGTACCCGCAATCTTGCTCCCTACTCGTTCTTCAATGCCGTCAGTGATCGCCCAAAAATCGTGATGTTCTCATCTAGCGGTCGCAAGGACTCACTGCGCAATGTCGAAGAAACGGGCGAGTTTACGACAAGTTTCGTCAGCGCCAATCTAACGGAAAATATGAATGCTTCATCTGCGGCAGTCCCTTATGGCGAGGATGAGTTCGCTCTCGCAGGGCTGACGCCTGTCGACGGAAAACTCGTTAAAGCGCCTTTCGTGGGAGAGGCTTTTGCCGCGCTTGAGTGCCGCGTCACGGAAATCCTGCGGCTCTCTGATGTCAGCGGAGAGCCGAGCGACAGCTATGCCGTCTTTGGCCAGGTTGTCGGAATCCACCTGGACGAGAAGGCGATCAGAAACGGGCGCTTTGATGCGAGTATCGCCAGACCGCTTCTTCGGATGGGGTATATGGATTATGCGCATATTTCGGACGTGTTCGAACTCGCCCGACCATCAGTGAAGAGCTGA
- the folE gene encoding GTP cyclohydrolase I FolE: protein MDAIVKKLNVEPLRPTREEAEEAVRLLLRWAGDDPDREGLLDTPARVAKAYAELFSGYGADVDEVLGRTFEEVGGYNDIVIVRDISFFSHCEHHMLPVIGKAHVAYLPSGRVLGLSKIARIVDVFARRLQTQENMTAQIANAIDDTLAPRGVAVFLEAEHMCMAMRGIQKTGSTTLTTTFTGAFKDNAAEQARFMAMVRGR, encoded by the coding sequence ATGGACGCCATCGTCAAAAAGCTGAATGTAGAGCCACTCCGCCCGACACGGGAGGAAGCCGAGGAGGCTGTGCGCCTGCTTCTGCGCTGGGCAGGTGACGATCCGGATCGGGAAGGCCTGCTCGACACGCCGGCGCGCGTGGCAAAGGCCTATGCCGAGCTTTTTTCCGGTTATGGGGCCGATGTGGACGAAGTGCTTGGCCGTACCTTCGAGGAAGTCGGCGGCTACAATGACATCGTGATCGTGCGGGACATTTCGTTTTTCTCACATTGCGAACATCACATGCTGCCCGTCATCGGCAAAGCGCATGTTGCCTATCTTCCCTCCGGTCGCGTTCTCGGTCTATCCAAGATCGCCCGGATCGTCGATGTTTTCGCACGGCGTCTGCAGACACAAGAGAACATGACTGCACAGATCGCAAATGCCATTGATGACACGCTTGCGCCACGTGGCGTTGCGGTTTTCCTCGAGGCCGAGCATATGTGCATGGCCATGCGTGGCATTCAAAAGACCGGCTCAACAACGCTCACCACAACGTTTACGGGCGCATTTAAGGACAATGCCGCAGAACAGGCCCGCTTCATGGCGATGGTTCGCGGTCGCTGA
- a CDS encoding CBS domain-containing protein — MSASARSILDQKGRSVVTVGPQMTLGEAARVLDENKIGAVVVVGMESRIVGIFTERDVVRAIGQDGQAAFDNPISQYMTANVYRCREETSLNELMEVMSTRRFRHAPVEHEGRLSGIISIGDVVKARIREIEAEAEHIKAYIAG, encoded by the coding sequence ATGTCTGCATCCGCCAGAAGCATACTTGATCAAAAAGGACGGTCCGTTGTTACCGTCGGCCCGCAAATGACCCTGGGCGAGGCTGCTCGCGTTCTTGATGAAAACAAGATCGGTGCGGTCGTTGTTGTTGGGATGGAAAGTCGAATTGTCGGCATTTTCACGGAACGTGACGTCGTTCGGGCGATCGGGCAGGACGGGCAAGCGGCATTTGATAATCCCATTTCGCAATATATGACCGCCAATGTTTACCGTTGCCGGGAAGAAACCAGTCTGAACGAATTGATGGAAGTCATGTCCACTCGACGTTTCCGACACGCTCCTGTGGAGCATGAGGGAAGGCTATCGGGAATCATTTCCATTGGTGACGTGGTCAAGGCACGTATCCGCGAAATCGAGGCCGAGGCCGAGCACATCAAGGCTTACATAGCCGGATAA